One genomic region from Drosophila subpulchrella strain 33 F10 #4 breed RU33 chromosome 2R, RU_Dsub_v1.1 Primary Assembly, whole genome shotgun sequence encodes:
- the LOC119550834 gene encoding RNA polymerase-associated protein Rtf1, with the protein MGKRRTQSLIDSNSSDSDSESETNLESDLMSLAKKRKKPQTAAKSSSRSDSDSDWANNKAGAPASKKKKRQKASRDSSSSESNWDDDSQDEEQPARQSPAQAQQEQKPPEQATQPAHLSEQEEGEVSDSDSDKSKSNSSSSGSDSSSSSSSSSDSEFDDGFDDDLMGDEEDRRRLNALSEKERETEIYKRIEQREFMRTRWEIERKLKLARRGEKNQEKSKNKGERAKKKKEKREKKAKKAREALAAAPPHTAISTLSDAEPKPSGEVRSASPLSSPALSRDVASTSAAVASILPDDQAAAAGVSDYFDHKERSKERKKNVEANKTDDKRSNAMALLKAKREGKAKREEEEAKRLAERDRDDDKEELESVSGCKSAVKLKASEIYSDDSGSSDWDEDEKPTGKRSRSNSSKASSESEDDEKVPQRPVFITTREDLNKLRLSRYKMERFVNLPIFESTVLNCFVRISIGNNGQKPVYRVAEIVGVVETGKVYSLGTTRTNRGLRLKHGTHERVFRLEFISNQDFTESEFNKWNEVCQQGHVQMPTIDLIAIKQTDIKKALNYEFKDEDVDKIVEEKNRFRNRPTNYAMKKTCLMKERDAAMLRGDYDIAQDLGQQIDELENRASELDKRRSHTLNLISYINDRNRKKNVEDAEKAILEEARANKGLKISDPFTRRITQPRMGFKGTKKDDDDMQLAPLPPPPPGKKRPNEAGTSSASTKPVDAKDFSLYSLHDFDIDLDVPLPVSTNAVPKPANKPAETVSKRSLNLEDYKKKRGLI; encoded by the exons ATGGGCAAACGGCGGACGCAATCCCTGATCGACTCCAACTCCAGCGATAGCGACAGCGAATCGGAGACCAATCTGGAATCG GACCTGATGTCGCTGGCCAAGAAGCGCAAGAAGCCCCAAACGGCGGCAAAGTCGAGCTCCCGCTCTGACTCTGATTCCGACTGGGCCAACAATAAAGCCGGAGCCCCCGCCTccaagaagaagaagcgcCAAAAGGCCAGCAGGGACTCCAGCTCTTCGGAGTCCAATTGGGATGACGACAGCCAGGATGAGGAACAGCCTGCGAGGCAAAGCCCAGCGCAGGCCCAACAGGAGCAAAAGCCCCCGGAGCAAGCGACTCAGCCCGCCCATCTCAGCGAACAGGAGGAGGGCGAGGTTTCCGACAGTGATTCCGACAAGTCTAAGTCCAACTCCTCCTCTTCCGGCTCCGATTCCTCTAGCTCTTCGTCCTCCAGCTCAGATTCAGAGTTCGATGACGGTTTTGACGACGACCTCATGGGCGACGAGGAGGATCGAAGGCGTCTCAATGCCCTGTCCGAAAAGGAGCGCGAAACGGAGATCTACAAGCGAATTGAGCAGCGTGAGTTTATGCGAACGCGCTGGGAAATCGAACGGAAGCTGAAGCTAGCTAGGCGAGGCGAAAAGAACCAGGAGAAGTCCAAGAACAAAGGAGAACgggccaagaagaagaaggAGAAGCGTGAGAAGAAGGCGAAGAAGGCCCGGGAAGCACTGGCGGCCGCACCGCCACACACCGCCATATCCACACTGTCGGATGCGGAACCCAAGCCCAGTGGCGAAGTGCGGTCAGCGAGTCCCTTGTCCTCGCCGGCCCTCAGTCGAGATGTAGCTTCCACATCCGCGGCAGTAGCCAGTATTCTGCCCGATGATCAAGCAGCCGCCGCTGGCGTCTCGGATTACTTCGATCACAAGGAGCGATCCAAGGAGCGCAAGAAGAACGTAGAGGCCAACAAGACGGACGACAAGAGGAGCAACGCCATGGCCTTGCTAAAAGCCAAGCGAGAGGGCAAGGCAAAAAGGG AGGAAGAGGAGGCCAAGCGCCTGGCTGAACGAGATCGTGATGATGACAAGGAGGAATTGGAGAGCGTCTCCGGTTGCAAATCAGCCGTGAAACTGAAAGCCTCTGAGATCTACTCCGATGACTCGGGCAGCAGCGATTGGGATGAGGACGAAAAGCCCACGGGCAAGCGATCGCGCTCCAACAGCAGCAAGGCCTCCAGCGAATCTGAGGACGACGAAAAGGTGCCCCAGCGGCCCGTTTTCATTACCACTCGCGAGGATCTTAACAAGCTGCGCTTATCGCGCTACAAAATGGAGCGTTTTGTGAACTTGCCCATCTTTGAGAGCACCGTACTCAATTGCTTTGTGCGAATCAGCATCGGAAACAATGGCCAGAAGCCTGTTTATCGGGTGGCCGAGATTGTGGGTGTGGTGGAGACGGGGAAGGTCTACAGTTTAGGCACCACGCGTACCAATCGCGGGCTGAGACTTAAACACGGAACCCATGAGCGGGTGTTTCGACTGGAGTTCATTTCGAACCAGGATTTCACCGAGAGCGAGTTCAACAAGTGGAACGAAGTCTGCCAGCAGGGGCACGTCCAGATGCCCACTATTGACCTAATCGCTATTAAGCAAACCGACATTAAAAAGGCGCTGAACTACGAGTTCAAGGACGAGGACGTGGACAAGATCGTGGAGGAGAAGAACCGCTTCCGCAACCGACCCACCAATTATGCTATGAAAAAGACCTGCCTGATGAAGGAGCGCGATGCGGCAATGTTGCGGGGCGACTACGACATTGCACAGGATCTGGGCCAGCAGATCGACGAGCTGGAGAACCGGGCCTCCGAGCTGGACAAGAGGAGATCACATACCCTCAATCTGATCTCCTACATAAACGATCGGAACCGGAAGAAGAACGTTGAGGATGCCGAGAAGGCTATTCTAGAGGAGGCTCGTGCCAACAAGGGTCTGAAGATTTCAGACCCCTTCACACGCCGGATCACCCAACCGCGCATGGGTTTCAAGGGTACCAAAAAGGACGACGATGACATGCAGCTGGCACCACTTCCACCGCCGCCACCGGGCAAAAAGAGGCCAAACGAAGCGGGTACTTCGAGTGCGAGCACCAAGCCAGTGGACGCCAAGGATTTCAGCCTGTACTCACTGCACGACTTTGACATCGACTTGGATGTGCCGCTACCGG TTAGTACGAATGCAGTGCCCAAACCGGCCAACAAACCAGCTGAAACAGTCTCCAAGCGTTCGCTGAACTTGGAAGATTACAAGAAGAAGCGGGGCCTAATCTAG